In Paenibacillus sp. JQZ6Y-1, a genomic segment contains:
- a CDS encoding adenine deaminase C-terminal domain-containing protein has translation MSRYEVDLLIKDVQVFNSYYKQFRHGMVAVKNGQFAYIGDGDSDRFSAAITVQGQGRHLIPGLIDIHLHIESSMVTPATFSHGIIRRGVTTIVPEPHEMANVFGIKGVQEMMAASQNTVCDMFYGIPSSVPATPLETTGGSIEIADIDELMTSGNIACLGEIMNYVDVIRDPDCKTNHILRHVKANYPQLVIEGHTPKLLDLDLHRIMLAGVDSDHTHQSMEGMTARIAAGMFIELQEKSMTREVMDYVIRHEVSEHFCFVTDDVMTDRLAWEGHLDHIVRKAIDMGMSPEDAIYAATYTPARRMKMTDRGTVSPGKVADFILLSDVNTFAIDEVYKKGRLVYREGDSYVQTVEDKQFPAHFYRSVQLQSLTAADFDVHVPIQDGLYRCRVMMVKDGSTFTEERLVDIPVRNQRLCWQESGYGLIATFERYGKNGNRAYGLIGGDTIQRGAIATTYSHDNHNLLVVGHQVDDMLAAANHVIGVQGGFCVAAEGVVQAALDLPVGGILTEAPLEETAVQVEQLVSAMRGLGYKHYNPIMSVSTHSLPVSPALKITDHGLIDVNEGKVVPLIVERVGDLVSV, from the coding sequence ATGAGCCGATACGAAGTGGATCTGCTGATCAAGGATGTGCAGGTGTTCAATAGCTATTACAAGCAATTTCGCCACGGTATGGTTGCGGTCAAGAATGGTCAATTCGCTTATATTGGCGATGGCGATTCGGATCGCTTTTCCGCTGCGATCACGGTGCAGGGACAGGGACGACACCTGATCCCCGGCCTGATCGATATTCATCTGCATATTGAGAGTTCGATGGTGACACCGGCGACCTTTTCCCATGGGATTATCCGCCGCGGAGTGACGACGATTGTGCCGGAACCGCATGAAATGGCGAACGTATTCGGCATCAAGGGTGTGCAGGAAATGATGGCGGCTAGTCAGAATACCGTCTGCGATATGTTCTACGGTATTCCAAGCTCAGTCCCGGCGACACCGCTGGAAACGACTGGTGGCTCTATTGAAATTGCGGATATTGACGAGTTGATGACATCGGGCAATATCGCCTGTCTGGGCGAGATTATGAACTATGTCGATGTGATCCGTGATCCAGACTGCAAAACAAATCATATTTTACGTCATGTCAAAGCCAACTATCCACAGCTGGTTATTGAAGGGCATACGCCGAAGCTACTCGATCTAGATCTGCATCGCATTATGTTGGCAGGTGTCGATTCGGATCATACACACCAGAGTATGGAAGGCATGACGGCGCGTATTGCGGCTGGTATGTTTATCGAATTGCAGGAGAAATCAATGACGCGCGAAGTGATGGATTATGTGATCCGTCATGAGGTTTCCGAGCATTTTTGCTTTGTTACCGATGATGTGATGACCGACCGACTCGCTTGGGAAGGGCATTTGGATCATATTGTGCGCAAAGCGATTGATATGGGCATGAGCCCTGAAGATGCGATCTATGCGGCAACCTACACCCCAGCACGACGGATGAAGATGACCGACCGCGGAACGGTATCGCCGGGCAAAGTGGCTGATTTTATTCTGCTGTCGGATGTGAATACATTTGCGATTGATGAGGTATACAAAAAGGGGCGGCTCGTGTACCGCGAAGGCGACAGCTATGTACAAACGGTGGAAGATAAGCAGTTCCCAGCACATTTCTATCGCAGTGTACAGCTACAGTCGCTGACAGCAGCGGATTTTGACGTACATGTACCGATTCAGGATGGACTGTACCGTTGCCGTGTAATGATGGTGAAGGACGGCTCGACATTTACTGAGGAGCGATTGGTGGATATTCCGGTGCGCAATCAGCGATTGTGCTGGCAGGAGAGTGGGTACGGATTGATTGCAACGTTTGAGCGGTACGGCAAAAACGGAAATCGCGCCTACGGACTAATCGGCGGAGATACGATCCAGCGCGGCGCCATTGCAACCACGTATTCGCATGATAATCACAATCTGCTTGTCGTCGGACATCAGGTGGATGATATGCTGGCGGCTGCCAATCATGTCATTGGCGTGCAGGGTGGATTCTGCGTTGCGGCAGAGGGCGTGGTGCAGGCAGCATTGGATCTGCCAGTGGGCGGTATTCTGACCGAAGCGCCACTGGAAGAAACGGCTGTTCAAGTGGAGCAGCTAGTATCAGCGATGCGAGGGCTTGGCTACAAGCATTACAATCCGATTATGTCTGTTAGTACGCACTCGTTGCCGGTTAGCCCAGCGTTGAAGATTACCGATCACGGATTGATTGATGTAAACGAAGGTAAAGTTGTACCGCTGATCGTGGAGCGTGTTGGTGATCTGGTGAGTGTGTAA
- a CDS encoding hemolysin family protein, which yields MTDSGINIGLNFTLFIILIIMTAFFVVVEFAIVKVRSSRIDQLIAEGNKSARYAKQVISNLDAYLSTCQLGITITALGLGMLGEPTVEAILEPVFHSLSVPTALSHILSYAIALILVTYFHVVVGELTPKTIALRKAEMVTLYTARPIIWFNRAMYPFIWLLNGSANLLLKVIGLRPASESEEAHSEEELHIILNESYESGKINQSEFGYVSRIFAFDEMIAKELMVPRTDMVCLFTDKSPEENRTIIRREQYTRFPVAEGSKDNIVGMVNTKQFFLAAEEKQDLHVASLIHPVMSVSETIPVKDLLKRMQREGTHIAILVDEYGGTSGLITIEDILEEIVGEIRDEFDTDEEDEIQRMDENRLIVDGKVFINRVNDILNIELDDEELDTIGGWLYNQRPDLPVGAVYEFENLTVRVLRRGVRRYRKLEITRHLSDSELAEKEDE from the coding sequence TTGACTGACAGTGGTATTAATATAGGACTGAATTTTACATTATTTATTATTTTGATCATTATGACCGCCTTTTTTGTGGTGGTAGAATTTGCGATTGTAAAGGTGCGGAGCAGCCGAATTGATCAGCTGATCGCCGAGGGTAACAAAAGTGCCCGCTATGCCAAGCAGGTAATTTCCAATCTGGATGCGTACCTGTCGACGTGTCAGCTGGGGATTACGATTACCGCACTCGGTCTCGGTATGCTGGGTGAACCGACGGTAGAAGCGATTTTGGAGCCTGTATTCCATAGCTTGAGTGTGCCGACCGCGTTGTCGCACATTTTATCGTATGCGATTGCTCTGATTCTGGTTACGTATTTCCACGTCGTGGTTGGTGAATTGACACCGAAGACGATTGCACTACGCAAAGCGGAAATGGTTACGCTGTATACAGCGCGCCCGATTATCTGGTTCAACCGTGCGATGTATCCGTTTATCTGGTTGCTGAACGGTTCTGCCAACCTGCTGCTCAAGGTGATTGGTTTACGTCCTGCGAGCGAATCGGAAGAAGCGCACAGTGAAGAAGAGCTGCATATCATTCTTAACGAAAGTTACGAGAGTGGTAAGATCAATCAGAGCGAATTTGGTTATGTCAGCCGAATCTTTGCTTTTGACGAGATGATCGCTAAGGAACTGATGGTTCCACGTACGGATATGGTTTGTCTGTTCACGGACAAATCGCCGGAAGAGAACCGCACGATTATTCGCCGCGAGCAGTACACGCGTTTCCCAGTTGCCGAGGGCAGCAAGGACAATATCGTGGGTATGGTGAACACGAAGCAATTTTTCCTTGCCGCTGAGGAAAAGCAAGACCTGCATGTCGCTTCCCTGATCCATCCGGTAATGTCTGTATCGGAGACGATTCCGGTTAAGGACCTGCTGAAACGGATGCAGCGTGAAGGCACGCATATCGCCATTCTGGTGGATGAGTACGGCGGAACCTCCGGTCTGATTACGATTGAGGACATTTTGGAAGAGATCGTTGGCGAAATCCGTGACGAATTCGATACGGATGAAGAAGATGAAATCCAGCGCATGGATGAAAACCGCTTGATCGTAGACGGCAAAGTATTTATCAACCGGGTCAATGATATTTTGAATATCGAGCTGGATGATGAAGAGCTGGATACGATTGGCGGCTGGCTGTACAACCAGCGTCCAGATCTGCCGGTTGGTGCGGTGTACGAGTTCGAGAATCTGACCGTTCGCGTCCTGCGCCGCGGTGTACGCCGTTACCGCAAGCTGGAGATTACCCGTCATCTGTCCGATTCGGAATTGGCAGAAAAAGAAGACGAATAA
- the bacA gene encoding undecaprenyl-diphosphate phosphatase yields the protein MDIISAIIMGIIEGLTEFLPVSSTGHMILTAYLLGLNENSEQVKTFEIVVQLGAVLAVVVLYWRKFIDILMTIPDVFRGRVKQGNGVTGPRRLNILHIALAMLPAVVVGLLLHDVIKKYLFGPQTVVYSLVVGGLLMIYAEWRKGRSAGEMTVDDITYKQAFGIGLFQCLALWPGFSRSGSTISGGILLGVSHTAAAEFTFLVSVPVMFGATGLDLVKSAQYLSMDDFGFFAAGFIAAFIVAMIAIKTFLSLLKRLSLTVFAVYRFVLAIVFFIILMG from the coding sequence GTGGATATTATTTCAGCCATTATTATGGGGATTATTGAGGGGCTTACCGAGTTCCTGCCGGTATCCAGTACAGGGCATATGATCCTGACTGCTTATCTGCTAGGGCTTAACGAAAACTCCGAGCAGGTCAAAACATTTGAAATTGTTGTACAGCTCGGTGCGGTGCTCGCTGTCGTTGTCCTCTACTGGCGCAAGTTTATCGATATTCTGATGACGATTCCCGATGTGTTCCGTGGACGCGTGAAGCAAGGAAACGGCGTTACCGGTCCACGCCGCCTGAATATTTTACATATTGCACTGGCTATGCTGCCGGCTGTGGTAGTCGGGCTATTGCTGCATGATGTGATCAAAAAATATCTGTTCGGTCCACAAACGGTCGTCTACAGTCTCGTGGTCGGCGGTTTGCTGATGATCTATGCCGAGTGGCGCAAAGGGCGCAGCGCGGGCGAGATGACGGTTGACGATATTACGTACAAGCAAGCATTCGGCATCGGTCTGTTCCAATGTCTCGCCCTGTGGCCGGGCTTCTCTCGTTCCGGCTCGACCATCTCCGGTGGTATTCTACTCGGCGTATCACATACAGCTGCGGCAGAGTTTACCTTCCTCGTGTCCGTACCCGTGATGTTCGGCGCAACTGGACTGGATCTGGTGAAAAGCGCGCAATACCTGAGCATGGATGATTTCGGCTTCTTTGCCGCTGGTTTTATCGCTGCCTTTATCGTGGCAATGATTGCGATCAAAACCTTCCTAAGCCTGCTGAAGCGTCTGTCGCTGACGGTATTCGCTGTTTATCGTTTCGTACTGGCTATTGTCTTCTTTATTATCTTGATGGGTTAA
- a CDS encoding AIM24 family protein — MAFTINNLTDNSNTIIKEQLGGFTVLEYIKDLSCTSVAEATAQYYMSQSNMRRKQLMIELNNSEIMMKAGAMQYTVGRMEMTTGIQGVGGLVSGIFKSAASGTGVVKPQYRGTGKILLEPTYNYIWLIDVDHDEVVIEDGLFLACDTSLTIGVTARSNFSSAALGGEGLFNMTAKGKGILALEAPIPAEETVVVQLENDELKVDGNFAMMWSNTLQFTVEKSGKTRLGSAASGEGLVNVYRGTGTVWLSPLSAYS, encoded by the coding sequence ATGGCTTTTACTATTAACAATTTGACCGATAACAGCAATACGATCATCAAGGAGCAACTGGGCGGCTTTACCGTACTGGAATACATAAAGGATCTCAGCTGTACGTCCGTAGCGGAAGCGACAGCACAATATTATATGTCGCAAAGCAATATGCGCCGTAAGCAGCTGATGATCGAATTGAACAATAGCGAAATTATGATGAAAGCTGGCGCGATGCAGTACACGGTCGGTCGGATGGAAATGACGACTGGTATCCAAGGCGTCGGTGGTCTGGTCAGCGGTATTTTCAAATCGGCAGCGAGTGGTACGGGCGTGGTGAAGCCGCAGTATCGTGGTACGGGTAAAATTCTGCTGGAGCCAACCTACAATTATATTTGGCTGATCGATGTGGATCATGACGAAGTGGTAATCGAGGACGGTCTGTTCCTCGCCTGCGACACCTCACTCACAATCGGTGTGACTGCACGCAGCAATTTCTCCTCCGCAGCATTGGGCGGCGAAGGTCTGTTCAACATGACGGCAAAAGGTAAAGGAATACTTGCGTTGGAAGCTCCCATTCCGGCAGAGGAAACGGTCGTTGTACAGTTGGAAAATGACGAGTTAAAGGTGGATGGCAACTTTGCAATGATGTGGTCGAACACGCTGCAATTTACCGTCGAGAAATCCGGTAAAACAAGATTAGGCTCCGCCGCATCCGGCGAAGGTCTGGTGAACGTCTATCGCGGCACCGGCACCGTCTGGCTGTCGCCGCTGTCTGCGTACTCCTGA
- a CDS encoding Dps family protein — MTTTNNQTHTSETTQLDSLYNALNVQIANWSLLYTKLHNFHWYVKGENFYTLHAKFEELYDQVTGYMDDVAERLLAIGGRPVATMKEQLELSTLLEATGNESANQMVSSVVEDFATLSGEMSEAIILAEELSDHPTADLLTGIRGEVEKAAWMLNAYLGR; from the coding sequence ATGACAACTACAAATAACCAAACCCATACATCTGAGACTACACAACTGGATTCCCTTTACAATGCACTGAATGTACAAATCGCGAACTGGTCGCTGCTGTACACCAAGCTGCACAACTTCCACTGGTACGTGAAAGGCGAGAACTTCTACACTCTGCATGCCAAATTCGAAGAGCTTTACGATCAAGTGACAGGTTACATGGATGATGTAGCAGAGCGTCTGCTAGCAATCGGTGGTCGTCCTGTCGCTACTATGAAAGAACAACTGGAGCTGTCCACCCTGCTAGAAGCAACCGGCAACGAATCGGCGAACCAAATGGTTAGCTCGGTAGTTGAAGACTTTGCTACCCTGTCCGGTGAGATGAGCGAAGCGATTATTCTGGCAGAAGAACTGAGCGATCACCCAACTGCTGACCTGCTGACTGGTATCCGCGGTGAAGTGGAAAAAGCTGCTTGGATGCTGAACGCTTATCTGGGTCGCTAA
- a CDS encoding nitric oxide synthase oxygenase, which translates to MAVTYPLLQEAELFIRQCYEELGKSAAETEQRLAEIHTEIQTTGMYTHTIEELQHGAKMAWRNSNRCIGRLFWDHLDVRDARHVRGTDQIAQQLLEHIRYATNDGKIRPTITIFRPRDTNGQETRIWNHQLIRYAGYRNQDGSTTGDPASLSFTDLCRHLGWQGKGTDFDVLPLVISEHGGKPQLYEIPAEDVLEVQMEHADFPAFTELDLKWYAVPIVSEMRLNIGGIHYTAAPFNGWYMGTEIGARNFADEDRYNLLPDMASIMGLDTSSKATLWQDRALVELNAAVLYSYKKAGVSIVDHHTAATQFRKFEEREEASGREVTGNWTWLIPPMSPATTHIFHRPYNNRVVTPNFFYQERTYERTTSDADHHTNTNHQRKQTGGGGCPFH; encoded by the coding sequence ATGGCGGTGACCTACCCGCTGCTGCAAGAAGCAGAATTATTCATTCGTCAGTGCTATGAGGAGCTGGGCAAAAGCGCAGCCGAAACGGAGCAACGACTGGCGGAGATTCATACCGAAATACAGACAACTGGCATGTATACTCATACAATAGAAGAATTACAGCACGGTGCCAAAATGGCATGGCGCAACAGCAATCGCTGTATCGGCAGACTGTTCTGGGATCATCTCGACGTGCGCGATGCTCGGCATGTACGCGGCACTGATCAGATCGCTCAGCAGCTGCTAGAGCATATTCGCTACGCTACCAATGATGGAAAAATCCGCCCAACGATCACCATTTTCCGACCGCGTGATACGAACGGGCAGGAGACGCGCATCTGGAATCATCAGCTGATCCGTTATGCAGGCTACCGCAATCAAGATGGCAGTACAACCGGTGATCCCGCGTCGCTGTCGTTTACTGACTTGTGCCGTCATCTAGGCTGGCAGGGCAAAGGGACGGATTTTGACGTGTTACCGCTGGTGATCAGCGAGCATGGCGGCAAGCCGCAGCTGTATGAGATTCCGGCGGAGGATGTGCTGGAAGTGCAGATGGAGCATGCTGATTTTCCGGCATTTACAGAGCTGGATTTGAAATGGTATGCTGTACCCATTGTGTCGGAAATGCGGCTGAATATCGGTGGGATTCATTATACCGCTGCGCCGTTTAATGGCTGGTATATGGGCACTGAGATTGGTGCGCGCAATTTTGCCGACGAGGATCGATATAACCTGTTGCCGGATATGGCGAGCATCATGGGACTGGATACGTCTAGCAAGGCTACCTTATGGCAGGATCGGGCGCTGGTCGAGCTGAATGCGGCTGTGTTATACTCCTACAAAAAAGCGGGTGTCAGCATCGTTGACCACCATACCGCTGCTACACAGTTCCGCAAATTCGAGGAACGCGAGGAAGCGTCAGGACGCGAAGTGACCGGCAATTGGACATGGCTTATTCCGCCTATGTCTCCGGCGACAACGCATATTTTCCATCGCCCGTACAACAATCGGGTGGTGACACCGAATTTCTTTTATCAAGAGCGGACGTACGAGCGCACAACTTCGGACGCCGATCATCATACGAATACGAACCATCAAAGGAAGCAAACGGGCGGAGGTGGATGCCCGTTTCATTGA
- a CDS encoding TrkH family potassium uptake protein, with protein MLGIGRNAAVRRMNRQMQSFVHPTRLIPMGFAILIAIGTVLLMLPISGAHGHSVGWLNALFMSTSAVCVTGLAVIDTGTAFSLFGQVVIMVLIQIGGLGFMTFGILFAVLLGKQIGLKQRLLIQQATNAVSTQGLVKLSLNIFLIAFVLESVAMLTLALHWTPELGWKRAWYYGAFYAISSFNNAGFALKPDSLSEHVGDPVVNTVVITLFVIGGLGFIVVTDILRKRRWHKFSLNTKLVLVSSLIATVFGFVFVLAAEWANPATLGPLSLGDKIWAALFQGVMPRSSGYNTVNIGGLMAATQFVFIMLMFIGAASGSTGGGIKINTFAILLLCLYSVVRGRSEIHAFQRKISFDTAFRALAIIMISLGIVVVLTIMLTITESGSSASFLAIFYEAVSAFGTVGSSMGLTPHLSPEGKLVIVITMFIGRLGPLALAFALARNNKPTKYSYPEEKVLIG; from the coding sequence ATGCTAGGCATTGGTAGAAACGCCGCCGTGCGCCGGATGAACCGGCAAATGCAGAGCTTTGTCCATCCGACAAGGCTCATTCCAATGGGCTTTGCCATTTTGATTGCTATCGGCACGGTGCTGCTGATGCTGCCGATCTCTGGCGCGCATGGGCACTCTGTCGGTTGGCTGAACGCGCTGTTCATGTCCACATCGGCGGTCTGCGTAACGGGGCTGGCAGTGATCGATACAGGCACTGCCTTTTCTCTGTTTGGACAGGTTGTGATTATGGTGCTGATCCAGATTGGCGGCTTGGGCTTTATGACATTTGGTATTTTGTTTGCCGTGCTGCTAGGCAAGCAGATCGGCTTGAAACAGCGTCTGCTCATTCAGCAGGCGACCAATGCGGTATCGACGCAGGGGCTTGTGAAGCTGTCGCTGAATATTTTCCTGATTGCGTTTGTACTGGAATCGGTGGCAATGCTGACACTGGCACTGCACTGGACACCAGAGCTAGGATGGAAACGGGCATGGTATTATGGAGCCTTTTATGCCATTTCTTCATTTAATAACGCTGGGTTTGCACTCAAGCCAGATAGTTTATCCGAGCATGTGGGCGATCCCGTAGTGAACACGGTTGTCATTACGCTATTCGTCATCGGCGGTTTGGGCTTTATCGTTGTAACGGATATTTTGCGCAAGCGGCGTTGGCATAAGTTCTCGCTTAATACGAAGCTGGTACTTGTGTCATCGCTGATTGCGACGGTGTTCGGATTTGTTTTTGTATTGGCAGCGGAATGGGCGAATCCGGCAACACTGGGTCCACTTAGTCTGGGCGATAAAATCTGGGCAGCCTTGTTCCAAGGGGTCATGCCGCGTTCCTCCGGTTATAATACGGTCAATATCGGTGGTCTGATGGCGGCAACGCAGTTTGTATTCATTATGCTGATGTTTATCGGGGCAGCGAGTGGTTCGACTGGCGGCGGGATCAAGATCAATACGTTTGCGATTTTGCTGCTGTGTCTGTATAGCGTCGTGCGCGGTCGTTCGGAGATTCATGCGTTTCAGCGGAAAATCAGCTTTGATACGGCGTTTCGTGCATTAGCGATTATTATGATCTCGCTCGGCATCGTAGTCGTACTGACGATTATGCTGACCATTACCGAGAGTGGATCAAGCGCTTCGTTTTTGGCGATCTTCTATGAGGCGGTATCGGCATTTGGGACGGTTGGTTCCTCGATGGGATTGACGCCGCATCTGTCCCCGGAAGGCAAGCTGGTCATCGTCATTACGATGTTCATCGGTCGTCTTGGTCCACTGGCGCTAGCATTTGCACTAGCGCGTAACAATAAACCGACCAAGTACAGCTATCCAGAGGAAAAGGTACTGATTGGTTGA
- a CDS encoding amino acid ABC transporter permease has product MSDFRIDIILYYIPLLLKGTLLTIGVSIVSICLGSILGLIVGFGRMSRHAYLRLPAACYINFFRGTPLLVQILLVHFGVVPLLIDRTDVLFAAILSLTLNSAGYSAEIFRAGIQSVERGQSEAALSLGMTRQQTMRYIILPQAIKRMIPAFGNEFIVLIKDSSLLTIIAAKELMYYANLMRGQYLRIWEPYLTAAIIYLILTYTLSKLLNWWERRMNQSGESH; this is encoded by the coding sequence ATGAGCGATTTTCGTATTGACATCATTCTGTATTACATCCCGTTACTGCTCAAAGGCACACTGCTGACGATTGGCGTCTCGATCGTCTCCATCTGCCTCGGCTCTATTCTTGGACTGATCGTTGGCTTTGGACGTATGTCCCGACATGCGTATCTGCGTTTGCCCGCGGCGTGTTATATTAACTTCTTCCGTGGAACCCCACTGCTGGTGCAGATCTTGCTTGTGCATTTCGGGGTTGTGCCACTGCTGATCGACCGTACGGATGTGCTGTTCGCCGCGATCCTGTCGCTGACGCTCAATTCGGCAGGCTATAGCGCCGAGATTTTCCGTGCTGGCATTCAGTCGGTGGAGCGTGGGCAGAGCGAAGCAGCGCTATCGCTTGGTATGACTAGACAACAGACGATGCGCTATATTATTCTGCCGCAGGCGATTAAGCGCATGATTCCGGCGTTTGGTAATGAATTTATCGTACTGATCAAGGATTCGTCATTGCTGACGATTATCGCTGCCAAAGAGCTGATGTATTATGCGAATCTGATGCGTGGACAGTATTTACGCATCTGGGAGCCGTATCTGACAGCGGCGATCATTTATCTGATTTTGACGTATACGTTGAGCAAGCTGCTGAACTGGTGGGAACGACGGATGAACCAGTCCGGCGAATCGCATTGA